Genomic window (Puniceicoccales bacterium):
TGCTCTGGTTGTACTACTGCTATCAATGGCTGCTAAATGATTGGCCAAGAAGAAGTTAATCTCATTTTAATACTACAAGGATATGATGGGAGACTAGTTGCCATTAGTGAAAGATTAGAAAATCTATCAAAGGATCGTGCAGAAATAGAGAAGGCCATAGAGATAGAAAAAAAGAAAGTAGCTGACTCAAAGGCAATGATTTTTGATGCAAAGATGAAACTTGACAAGGCAAACCTTGAATTGGAATCATTAAATCAAAAACTGATGGAGTTAAAGATTAGACAGGCTTCGGTGAAGAAAAGCACTGAATATAATCTGTTGCAAAATCAGGCAGCAGCCATGGCTGAAAAAATTGAACAGCTTGAAGATGAAATTGTTACTTCGTTGTATTCTTCAGATGATCTGAAGATTGTCAGTGACAAAATGGGCATGGAAGCTAATCTGCGTATAAATAGTTTGAATGATGAATTGTCTCGTAACCTATCTCTAATCGAAGATATTAGCAAAAACATTTCGGAATTGAATCTAAAGATCGATGGGCTGAGAAAAAATCTAGTCAATAGGGATTTGTTGCGAATGTATGATCTTGCAAGGCGAGGGGTAAAACGCATGCCTGTGGTTATTCCTGTTGAAGATGGTCGTTGTAAAGGCTGTAACATAAGAGTTTCCAATGACATTTTGGTCGCACTCAGGAGTAGTGGGTCTTTAGTTCAGTGCGAGGCCTGTGGTAGATTGCTCTACGGCAAAGAGCAGGAGCAAGAAAATGGTTTTGATGACGAAAATGGTTGATTTGCATGAATATTTTAGAGATATAATAACCCATGGCTATGTTTAACGTTCTTCCGGGATTTAGGGATTTCTATCCAACAGATTGCGCCGTAAGAAATTATATGTTTCAACGAATTCGTGAGACTGCCAAGTCATTTGGCTTTGAAGAGTATGATGGTCCGGTGCTCGAACCGCTGGAGTTATTTACTGAGAAATCTGGCCAAGAGATTGTATCTCAGTTATTTAGCTTTACAGACAAGGGTAATCGTCAGGTGGCAATGCGGCCGGAGATGACTCCGTCCTTGGCCAGGATGGTCGGTGCCAAAGCCAGTTCCCTTAGAAAGCCAATCAAGTGGTTTGATATCAGTGAATTATACAGATATGAACGACCACAGAAAGGTCGGTTACGTTCGTTTTACCAGTTTAATGCGGACATCTTTGGTGAGCCAGATGTCGTTGCCGATGCCGAAGCGATTGCCTTATTAATATTGGTATTAAGGTCGTTTGGGCTGACAGAAAATGATTTTCATGTCAAATTGAGTGATCGTCGGCTTTGGAGTATTTTTTTTCAGCTCAATGGAATTCTAGCCGAGGATTCGCCTAAGGTTTTGTCCATCATAGACAAAGCAGACAAAGAGCCGGTGGCTGTCAGCATAGAAAAATTGGGTGCTCTGGGCATGGATGGCTGGGGATTTATAGAAGAGATAAACAGGTTCAGATCATCGAAGACCGTTGGTGAGATTTACGAAATGTTATCCAAATGTAAACTATTTGAGGCGTCCACAAAGCCATTGGTCAGCAAAGGCATCGATGACCTATCGAGGCTGTTGGAATGCATAGAAATGTTTGGTTTGCAAGGATATGTGACTCTTGATTTGGGAATTGTAAGGGGACTTGCCTATTATACAGGATTTGTTTTCGAGGCCTTCGAACGGTTCGGTGAATCCCGAGCTCTGGCCGGCGGCGGAAGATATGATGATCTGACGAAAAAAATGGGTTACGCTGAATTGCCAGCGGTTGGATTTGCTGTGGGAGATGCTACGCTAACTAATCTGTTGATAGAAAAGAAGTTAATTCCAAATCTAGATAGATCCATCGATGTCTTTGCTGTTTTCGATGATGGGTTTAGAAGAGAGGCTATGAGTGATACGATCATGTTAAGGACCAATGGCATATCATCGGAGTTTGCGATGAAACCTATGGACATTCCTAAGCAGTTGAAGCTGGCCGCCTCGGTTAATGCAAAGGTTGCCATTATTTATGGAACCGATGTCCCGAATAGCCTTGATTTTGTGATAGTTCGCAATCTGAATGACAGAAAAGAAGCGGTTGTTGCAAGAAGTGATTTGCTAAAAACTTTGTCTGGGTTATTAGAATGATTAATGCAAAATGCAAAAATTTTTTGAGCTGTCGTCGGATTGTGATGGTCTAGACCTCTCAGGGCATGGCGCGATTCTAAAGAAAGGGACGATTGGATCGATTGTTAGCCGTCATGAGGACGGGGTTGAGGTTTGTACACTGAATGGCAACTACCATATACGCAATGACTTATTTGATAAATCGATTAAAAGATATGCTGATTCCAATGAAAGTGCCATGGACGTGGACTTCATTTGGGATCAGTTGAAGACTGTGAATGATCCAGAGGTTAATGTCAATATCGTGGATTTGGGCCTGGTTTACGGTATTGATGTGGTTTCTTCACCCGGGAATTCCAGGAAAATCGTTGTGGAAATGACCCTCACGTCACCAACCTGTCCTCTTGGTGAAGTGCTTCAGCAGGAAGTGGTTGATAAAATTTCTTCGACCTGTGCTGCCGATGAAGTGGTGGTCAATTTCGTCTGGGATCCGCCTTGGAGTAAGGATATGATAACCGAACCAGGGCGCATGGAACTTGGTTGGCAATGAGTTGAACATGAAATATCTGCTGGTTGACGCATTCAATCTCATTTTCAGGAGTTTTTACGCCATACCGCTGTTGACCGGTGGTGACGAAAAGATGCCTGTCAATGCAGCCATCGGTTTCATAAAAATCGTCGAAAAATTGAAAAAAACTGAATCGCCAAATGCCATTGCAATTTTTTTCGATTCTGCCGGCCCGAATTACCGAAAGTCATTATCGTCTGTGTATAAAGCAAATAGGAAGGATACGCCCCAGGAGTTGCTTGTGCAGATCCCGCTGATAAAGGAACTTTGTACCGCATTTGGTTATAGTATTCATGAATGCCCTGGAGCCGAAGCAGACGATGTAATTGCTTCCGCTGTAAAGAAATATGGAACTGATGCCAATGAGGTGCTGATTGTTAGCAATGATAAGGATTTGGCCCAGTGTGTTTCAAAATCAAAAAATGTATATCTGATGATATCAAATCACAACAAAATCGGTGATTATACCAAATTAGATGAGACGGGTGTTTTAAAAAAATTTGGCGTAACTCCTTCGCAGATAATTGATTATTTAGCATTGGTTGGCGACTCCTGCGATAACATAAGAGGGGTGGATAGCATTGGACCTAGGACCGCAGCTAGACTTTTATCAGAATACGGCACCATAGATCTTATGTTCGACAATATAAATTGTGTAACTCCGAAACGTGTTATGGAACAACTACTTATGTCCGGAGTTATCATTCAGTTGAACAAAAAAATAATATCGCTGGATGAAACGGCCTGTGACGTGGAGCTATTTCACGGGATACAGAAAAACCTGGATGCAATAGATGCGCTGATTAGGAAATTTTCGCTGAAATCACTGTCCTGTTATGTTGAATCAACCCAGCAAAACCTGAATTTTCTGTAATTTTCTGTGGTTTTCTGTAATTTTCTGTGGTTTTATAGTAACTGCTTTGATATGAGCTTGATAACCTGACATCTTTTTATAACATCCCAGTGGGGCGTTTGTTGAATGGATCAGGGTTTTATCATAAATATCACATCAAAGGCAATGATATTGGTATTGGTTTTGTCGATGCCACCGATTCTTGTGGCCACGTTCGTTGGATTGTTAACCAGTTTGATGCAAGCACTTACCCAAATACAGGAGCAAACCCTTGGATTCGCGATAAAGTTAATAGCCACCGTATTGGTGTTGGCATTATCAGCCTATTGGATAGGCGGCCAACTTTTGGCATTTGCAAACAACATATTTACCACATTTCCTGGGTTGTTGAACTGAAATGAATTCTGAATTAGTAAGTTACATTTCGTCAACATTCATGTCAATGATGATGTGTATCGTCAGGCTGGCGGCGACACTTTCATTGCTACCGTCATTTTCAAAACAATTTGTCGTCGGAATGGGTAGGGGAGTTATTATTTTTGGGATGGCTTTGCCGTTGTACTATCTTGTTTATCCAACGCTGCCTAAAGCAGAACACTTGCCGCTTTGGGTTTTCATCGCGACCATATGCAAAGAGGCCGTGATAGGGATGCTTCTTGGATTTCTAGGCGGATTCATATTTTTTGTGGCAGATAGCGTTGGATTCATCATCGACATACAAAGAGGTTCTTCTATGGCAACGACTTTTGATCCTGTGGCCGGTTCACAAACATCGCTGCTTGGTAGCATGTTGGTTCAGATGCTGACGGTGTCGTTTTTTATGTTGGGTGGTTTTTCTTTTTTCATCAATTTAGTTTATAAAACCTATGTTATGTGGCCTGTATTTGGATTTTACCCAAAATTTGACTCTAATTTTTCGTCATTTTTTTTGGCGCTAGCCGACGAGATGATGGAGGTCATTTTTTGCCTTGCCGGCCCAATTCTAATAGTCTTGTTTTTGGCAGAATTTGGCCTTGGGATGATAAGCCGATTTGCACCACAATTGAATGTATTTTTCCTGGCGATGCCTATAAAGAGCTGGTTATCCATGTTTTTTTTGTTATTCTATTTCTCGCTACTTATAAAATTATTTAAGTATTATTTTTATTCCCAGGGTAAATTATCATCGTTTATAAATAAATTTTTCAAATGAGTGAGGATAAAACAGAGATGCCGACACCGAAGCGCATGCGTGATGCCCGCAATAAGGGTAACGTGGCTAAGAGCGCTGATGTAAATTCTACGGCACTGCTGATTGGCATATTCTGCTATATAGGAATGGGTTGGGAAAAACATCTAAAAAATCTTTGCGAACTTTTATTGATTCCATCCTACTATGTTGGCCCGCACCTTGGTGACTATTTTAGACATGCAATGATTGGTGTTGCCATAAAAATGCTGACGATAGTAATGCCACTTGTGGGCATCGTGATACTTATTGGGATTGCAGCAAACTTTGCTCAGGTTGGTATACTATTCACAATGAAGCCGATAGCTCCTGATATAAGTAAGATTAACCCGATGGCCAAGGCTAAGCAGATTTTTTCGATGAAAAATTTGTTCGAATTTGGCAAATCTTCTTTAAAAATATTATTTCTTGGAACTTTGATTTATATGCTGGTAAAGGGCGTGATCGATGACATGTTATCTTTACCTTTTTGTGGCATAGGTGGTGTGATCGATGTGCTTGGCCCAATAATGGAACTGTTTGCAAAGAACGTCATATTTGCATACATAGTGGTAGCGATTATAGACTATGCTTTTCAGAAGAGAAACTGGACTAAACAGCTAATGATGTCGAAAGACGAGATCAAACGAGAATATAAGGAATCCGAAGGTGATGGCCAGATAAAGGGCAAAAGAAAACAGCTACACAGGGAGATGATGGAAGAAGATCCACCCCAG
Coding sequences:
- a CDS encoding C4-type zinc ribbon domain-containing protein; this encodes MIGQEEVNLILILQGYDGRLVAISERLENLSKDRAEIEKAIEIEKKKVADSKAMIFDAKMKLDKANLELESLNQKLMELKIRQASVKKSTEYNLLQNQAAAMAEKIEQLEDEIVTSLYSSDDLKIVSDKMGMEANLRINSLNDELSRNLSLIEDISKNISELNLKIDGLRKNLVNRDLLRMYDLARRGVKRMPVVIPVEDGRCKGCNIRVSNDILVALRSSGSLVQCEACGRLLYGKEQEQENGFDDENG
- the hisS gene encoding histidine--tRNA ligase, coding for MFNVLPGFRDFYPTDCAVRNYMFQRIRETAKSFGFEEYDGPVLEPLELFTEKSGQEIVSQLFSFTDKGNRQVAMRPEMTPSLARMVGAKASSLRKPIKWFDISELYRYERPQKGRLRSFYQFNADIFGEPDVVADAEAIALLILVLRSFGLTENDFHVKLSDRRLWSIFFQLNGILAEDSPKVLSIIDKADKEPVAVSIEKLGALGMDGWGFIEEINRFRSSKTVGEIYEMLSKCKLFEASTKPLVSKGIDDLSRLLECIEMFGLQGYVTLDLGIVRGLAYYTGFVFEAFERFGESRALAGGGRYDDLTKKMGYAELPAVGFAVGDATLTNLLIEKKLIPNLDRSIDVFAVFDDGFRREAMSDTIMLRTNGISSEFAMKPMDIPKQLKLAASVNAKVAIIYGTDVPNSLDFVIVRNLNDRKEAVVARSDLLKTLSGLLE
- a CDS encoding iron-sulfur cluster assembly protein; protein product: MQKFFELSSDCDGLDLSGHGAILKKGTIGSIVSRHEDGVEVCTLNGNYHIRNDLFDKSIKRYADSNESAMDVDFIWDQLKTVNDPEVNVNIVDLGLVYGIDVVSSPGNSRKIVVEMTLTSPTCPLGEVLQQEVVDKISSTCAADEVVVNFVWDPPWSKDMITEPGRMELGWQ
- the sctS gene encoding type III secretion system export apparatus subunit SctS; the protein is MDQGFIINITSKAMILVLVLSMPPILVATFVGLLTSLMQALTQIQEQTLGFAIKLIATVLVLALSAYWIGGQLLAFANNIFTTFPGLLN
- the sctT gene encoding type III secretion system export apparatus subunit SctT, which encodes MNSELVSYISSTFMSMMMCIVRLAATLSLLPSFSKQFVVGMGRGVIIFGMALPLYYLVYPTLPKAEHLPLWVFIATICKEAVIGMLLGFLGGFIFFVADSVGFIIDIQRGSSMATTFDPVAGSQTSLLGSMLVQMLTVSFFMLGGFSFFINLVYKTYVMWPVFGFYPKFDSNFSSFFLALADEMMEVIFCLAGPILIVLFLAEFGLGMISRFAPQLNVFFLAMPIKSWLSMFFLLFYFSLLIKLFKYYFYSQGKLSSFINKFFK
- the sctU gene encoding type III secretion system export apparatus subunit SctU: MSEDKTEMPTPKRMRDARNKGNVAKSADVNSTALLIGIFCYIGMGWEKHLKNLCELLLIPSYYVGPHLGDYFRHAMIGVAIKMLTIVMPLVGIVILIGIAANFAQVGILFTMKPIAPDISKINPMAKAKQIFSMKNLFEFGKSSLKILFLGTLIYMLVKGVIDDMLSLPFCGIGGVIDVLGPIMELFAKNVIFAYIVVAIIDYAFQKRNWTKQLMMSKDEIKREYKESEGDGQIKGKRKQLHREMMEEDPPQRTKKASVLVTNPEHMAVALLYDIDRPVFPLPLVLAKGVGKVAEKMIEIARENNVPIMRNVPLAHALMDTAEILEFIPGALIGPVAEVLRWVKNMKDEHAQGIGLEGQA